In Geotrypetes seraphini chromosome 4, aGeoSer1.1, whole genome shotgun sequence, a single window of DNA contains:
- the LOC117359646 gene encoding beta-1,3-galactosyltransferase 5-like isoform X1, with the protein MALQALICPFKAQLNIRIIGIFMVVLLLACLCLLIELNFIDLCIFCYKSEVPSFYNLSNNFLLLPDVDCQAIPPFLVILVTTEYCQLEARTAIRQTWGKERIIGDKRVVSFFLLGTQVKQDKNAESSIISESLKYKDIIQRNFTDTYSNLTLKTLMGIDWVHHYCPQSTFVMKTDSDMFINTFYLTELLVRKNRTTNFFTGFIKPEDSPIRNRFNKWYASKTEYPGKRYPPFCSGTGYVFSIDVATQIHSISPPISYLKLEDVYIGICLKFLQIQLEELHTKQTFFPVKVKFSICRFKKIVTCHHVHPYELLIYWNALLSSTDEECLGDEYNE; encoded by the exons ATGGCATTGCAGGCTTTAATATGTCCATTT AAGGCTCAGCTTAATATTAGAATTATAGGCATCTTCATGGTGGTACTGCTCCTTGCTTGTCTCTGCTTACTTATTGAACTGAATTTTATTGACTTATGCATATTCTGCTACAAGTCAGAAGTACCATCCTTCTACAATTTGAGTAACAACTTCTTGCTCTTACCGGACGTTGATTGCCAGGCGATTCCCCCATTCTTGGTTATTCTCGTCACTACAGAATATTGTCAGCTGGAAGCAAGGACAGCAATCCGCCAGActtgggggaaagagagaataaTAGGTGACAAGCGGGTGGTGTCCTTTTTTCTCCTGGGGACCCAGGTGAAACAGGACAAGAACGCAGAATCCAGCATTATTAGTGAAAGCTTGAAGTATAAGGATATAATCCAGAGAAATTTCACAGACACCTACTCAAACCTGACTTTGAAGACTTTGATGGGAATAGACTGGGTTCACCACTACTGCCCACAGTCCACATTTGTGATGAAGACAGATAGTGATATGTTTATCAATACATTCTACCTCACAGAATTGCTTGTAAGGAAGAACAGAACCACCAATTTTTTCACTGGCTTCATCAAACCTGAGGATTCTCCCATACGAAACAGGTTTAACAAGTGGTATGCAAGCAAGACTGAGTATCCAGGAAAGAGGTATCCTCCTTTCTGCTCTGGCACGGGTTATGTTTTTTCTATTGATGTTGCCACTCAGATCCATAGCATTTCACCCCCTATCTCTTATTTAAAGCTGGAGGACGTATATATAGGGATATGCCTGAAATTTCTGCAAATACAATTAGAGGAGCTTCACACCAAACAGACTTTTTTCCCtgtaaaagtgaaattttctATCTGTCGCTTTAAAAAGATTGTGACATGTCATCATGTCCACCCCTACGAATTGTTAATATACTGGAATGCCTTACTGAGTTCAACAGATGAAGAATGTTTAGGAGATGAATACAATGAATGA
- the LOC117359646 gene encoding beta-1,3-galactosyltransferase 5-like isoform X2 yields the protein MVVLLLACLCLLIELNFIDLCIFCYKSEVPSFYNLSNNFLLLPDVDCQAIPPFLVILVTTEYCQLEARTAIRQTWGKERIIGDKRVVSFFLLGTQVKQDKNAESSIISESLKYKDIIQRNFTDTYSNLTLKTLMGIDWVHHYCPQSTFVMKTDSDMFINTFYLTELLVRKNRTTNFFTGFIKPEDSPIRNRFNKWYASKTEYPGKRYPPFCSGTGYVFSIDVATQIHSISPPISYLKLEDVYIGICLKFLQIQLEELHTKQTFFPVKVKFSICRFKKIVTCHHVHPYELLIYWNALLSSTDEECLGDEYNE from the coding sequence ATGGTGGTACTGCTCCTTGCTTGTCTCTGCTTACTTATTGAACTGAATTTTATTGACTTATGCATATTCTGCTACAAGTCAGAAGTACCATCCTTCTACAATTTGAGTAACAACTTCTTGCTCTTACCGGACGTTGATTGCCAGGCGATTCCCCCATTCTTGGTTATTCTCGTCACTACAGAATATTGTCAGCTGGAAGCAAGGACAGCAATCCGCCAGActtgggggaaagagagaataaTAGGTGACAAGCGGGTGGTGTCCTTTTTTCTCCTGGGGACCCAGGTGAAACAGGACAAGAACGCAGAATCCAGCATTATTAGTGAAAGCTTGAAGTATAAGGATATAATCCAGAGAAATTTCACAGACACCTACTCAAACCTGACTTTGAAGACTTTGATGGGAATAGACTGGGTTCACCACTACTGCCCACAGTCCACATTTGTGATGAAGACAGATAGTGATATGTTTATCAATACATTCTACCTCACAGAATTGCTTGTAAGGAAGAACAGAACCACCAATTTTTTCACTGGCTTCATCAAACCTGAGGATTCTCCCATACGAAACAGGTTTAACAAGTGGTATGCAAGCAAGACTGAGTATCCAGGAAAGAGGTATCCTCCTTTCTGCTCTGGCACGGGTTATGTTTTTTCTATTGATGTTGCCACTCAGATCCATAGCATTTCACCCCCTATCTCTTATTTAAAGCTGGAGGACGTATATATAGGGATATGCCTGAAATTTCTGCAAATACAATTAGAGGAGCTTCACACCAAACAGACTTTTTTCCCtgtaaaagtgaaattttctATCTGTCGCTTTAAAAAGATTGTGACATGTCATCATGTCCACCCCTACGAATTGTTAATATACTGGAATGCCTTACTGAGTTCAACAGATGAAGAATGTTTAGGAGATGAATACAATGAATGA